The nucleotide sequence GTGCTGGACGCCGAAACCTCGCTGGCCCAGGCCCGCCTGGCGCGGCTGCAGGCCATCTACAACTACACGCTGGGCCAATACCAGCTCAAGCGCGCCACCGGCGAGCAAATCTGGGCCGGTACAGCACCTGCCAAGTAGCCGCCGCGCCTTTCGTTTCGCCGTTTTCTATTTCCGCCCCGCATGACCATCGCCACCGTTCTTTGCCCAGTCGACTTCTCAGAAGCTACGGCGCCGCTGGTCGCCTATGCGGCTGCGCTGGCCGCCGGCACCCACGCCGAGCTGCGCCTGCTGCACGTGCTGGAGCCGCAGCCGGTGCTGGAAAACCTGCCCGATCTGGCGCTGGCCCAGCAGCTGGCCCATTATCATGCGCTGGCTACGGCCGCCGGGGCCCGCGTCAGCACGGCCGTGGTGCACGCGCTTGATGTGGCTCAGGCTATTGTGGCGGAAGCCCGCCGGCATCCTGCCGACCTCATCGTAATCGGGGCGCACGGCCGCACCGGCCTGAACCGGTTTCTGATGGGCAGCAC is from Hymenobacter yonginensis and encodes:
- a CDS encoding universal stress protein → MTIATVLCPVDFSEATAPLVAYAAALAAGTHAELRLLHVLEPQPVLENLPDLALAQQLAHYHALATAAGARVSTAVVHALDVAQAIVAEARRHPADLIVIGAHGRTGLNRFLMGSTAETVVRTASCVTLLVKSPVDTSYRASA